The genomic stretch TAGAACTTCAATTTGTTAAGTCACATAtgactcagatattgtaagaggtatacatatTGAATAGGTTATACGTAtatgtccaaaaccttctaataaggtTTTTCTAATAATATTTCATAGTAAAACTGTTGATACTCATATTCTTGTACTACATTGCAAAGTTTAGTGAAAGGGGCAGTTTTTgagagtcaagaatgttgttgtggagaaaccttaattcCTATATCACATATCTATGATGGAACAAAAATCAAGCCATATGAATTTAATGTGAAAACATTTCATTtgttattcttcttttaataaGTATATGTCACAATGAATACAAGCTATGTGAGCATAGGAATATTGAAAAAAAAGCAACATATCTCCCTttctcccagaacaattagaagtTCCGTAGTAGTCTCCACTTTGTGTagactttctgaatgtgatacaaaTTTACTGTTAATTGGTCTTGcaacttcattaggaatacatCCACCAACTCACACTGTAGAAAATCCCCATGAGTACTAGGAATGTGGAAATTCTTCTACTTGTCCTGGTTCACTTTGCAAAGTATGATTCACATTATAGGAACATTCCTGAATGCAATTGGTGTGGTAACACTCTGAGTTCTTATAATATGCTTCAAATTTATGAAAAACCTTATAAAAAGGATGGTATGAAAGTGAGCCATGTAATAAATactcttaccatcacaggtatcTTTAAAGATGCAAAAcaacccataatgaaggggagaactatgaatgtaaacacaGTGATAAAACCTTAAGATCTTATTCCtttttaccattagaccaaattataaaattaattcatagcGATTAAAAAATTTATTAGTGTAATGGTTGTGGTAAAGTTTTCACATGCACCATTTATCTTTGCAGGGATGAAagaagtcatactggagagaaaccctgtgaatatactctatgtgggaaagcctttgcatatcacagtctTCCTTTAATGCATGAAATAATTCATattggagaaaaaccctatgaaggTATTCAATATGAGGaagcctttgcacatcacagtagtctTCAAATACGtaaaaaaacacatactggaaagaaaccctatgaatgtactcaatgtggtaaagcctttgcatgtcacagtgACCTCCGAATACAtataagaacacatactggagagaaaccttatggatgtaaccaatgtggtaaagcctttgcaagacACAGTGacctccaaatacataaaagaacacatactggagagaaaccctacgaatgtaaccactgtggtaaagcctttgcacgtaacagtcatctcctaatacataagagaatacatactggagagaaaccctatgaatgtaaccaatgtggtaaagcatttgcacaACAAACTGGTCTCCAAATACATGAAAGAAcgcatactggagagaaaccctacaaatgtaatcaatgtggcaaagccttttcacaacacaatTATCTccgaaaacataaaagaatacatactggagaggaagCCTATGAAAATAGTCAATATGGTAAAGCTTTTACACATCACAATCATCTTCAAATGTGTAATAGAATACGTACCGGAGAGAAAACTTACAAATGTACTCAGTGTGGTAAAGGCCTTACACGTAAGAGTAATCTCCTATTACATAacagaacacatactggagagaagccttatgaatgtaatcagtgtgacagagcctttgcatgtcacagtaGTCTTCGAATACAtataagaacacatactggagagaagccgtatgaatgtaaccagtgtggtaaagccttcgcaTGTCACAGTAGTCTTCGAatacataaaaggacacatactggagagaaaccctatgaatgtaaccagtgtgggaaAGAATTTGCTTGTCACAGTactctccaaatacataaaagaacacatactggagaaataccctacaaatgtaatcaatgtgataaagccttttcacaaaacagtcgtctccaaatacataaaagaacacacactggagagaaactctaTGAATGCAAtcattgtggtaaagcctttacaaataacagtagtctccaaatacatacaagaacacacactggagagaaaccatatgagtgtaaccaatgtggtaaagcctttgtatgtcaaAGTAGCCTccgaatacataaaagaacacacactggagaaaaaccctatgaatgtaatcaatgtgataaagcctttgcaagtCACAGTAGTTTCCGgattcataaaagaacacatactggggagaaaccttttgaatgtaatcaatgtggtaaagcctttgcatgtaacagtcatctcttaagtcataaaagaacacatactggagaaaaaccctatgaatgtaaccagtgtggtaaagcctttgcatgtaacagtcatctcctgagTCATAtcagaacacatactggagagaaaccttatgaatgtaagcaatgcagtaaagcctttgcacgacaCAGTCATCTtcaaaggcatgaaagaattcatacaggagagaaaccctatgaatgtaaccaatgtgataaagcctttgcatgtaacagtcatctcttaagtcataaaagaacacatactggagagaaaccctatgaatgtaaccagtgtggtaaagcctttgcatgtaacagtcatctcctgagTCATAtcagaacacatactggagagaaaccgtatGAATGTAAGCAatgcagtaaagcctttgcacgacaaagtcatcttcaaaggcatgaaagaattcatacaggagagaaacgCAATGAATACAACCATTGTGGTAAATACTTTTTACCACACAATAATCTTCAGACACttaaaaaaacacatactggagagaaaacctaTGAAAGTAATCAATGTGTTAAAGCATTTGgatatcacagtagtctttgaggAACTGAAAGAACTCATATTGAAGAGAATCTATGACTCTAAAGGATTTTATAAGATCTTTAGCCAACACACTTACATTCAGTTATACAAGattatttattctggggaaaaTATCTGACAAGTGACAACAATCTATTCAAGCATTATAATGTCTCCTCTCATTTTGTTTGCACTTGCAAACTCATGAACAAGAGCCCTatgaatttaaataataatataaccaTTTTATATTCATAGTTTCTTCAGTTACATCAAATAACTCATCCAGGTGTAAAACTTTATGAGTGTGTATTAGTgccttttttgttgctgtgattaaacacaaTGTTTAAGCAACttataaaagcatttaatttagCTATGGTCCAGAAGATATGGAATCTCCATGAAAGTGGCAATGCAGCAAGTGTCACACATGGTAGCTAATGTAAGAAGCCCAGAGCTCATACCCTCAACCTGaagcaagaagcagagagtaGGAGCTGCAAATGGTGCGTGGATATAAACTCTCAAACCCACCCCAAGCTACATATTTCCTATAGCAAAGAAGCATTTCCTAAATCTTTACAAATAATACCACTAACTGAGAAGGATTGATTTCTGTCACTTCAAGTCTACATGCTTGCTTTCTGTTACATGAACCAATTCATGATGCAGAAAAAACTTTGTAGGTAATTCTTTAGGTAACTCAATAACTGAGTTACAGGAATGAATGCTTACACAAgaaaaacattcatgagtaaaaaattatttaacaaTTTGTCTTAATTTTAATTACATGGCTCCAGGCGTAGTGGTgcatatttgtaatcccagcaatctgcGAAGCAGGATCAGgctgatctctttgagttcaaggccagcctggtctaaaatcgtgtccaggacagccaaggccacacagacaaacgctgtctcaaaaaacaaaaaaagaaaaatgtgatttcagtatttctttgtgtgtgtatatgaatatcCATGCTGGTTTCCAAGACTATTAAACTCTTTGATCTTCTTGTAATAGGAATTATAggaagttgtcaaaaacctgaccaCCTTcttgggaatgaacttgtctcaACTGCTTAGCTATGTCTTtagttttgtaaatattttgaaGCCTtcatatatcatcttgatgtcaggaagtaggAAAGAACTCATACATGAGAAAAGCCCTATTCATATAAATGATTTAAGAAAGACTTTGGACATCTTAGTTGTCTTCAGTttcaagaaaaaattctcatttcatcacttttttcatcatagctttgaaGAAAGTAAGTTATTTACCATGGTCACTCAAATGTAATAAAGGAGACCACCTATTGTGGTTGTGGTTTGTATTTTGAAACGTTTGGAGTAGATATTGACGTTTGCTGTATGTATAGCAAATCCACTTACAGAAGTTAATTAAGCTGTTTTTGTATTCCTTCTGTGGCTTCTGTTCATCTTCTATTGCACTGTCatttggtgataggtatttttatGCTGCAGTGTAAACAATGGGATCCCTATCATCTAATTTTTCCGTTGTTTGTTAATATATTGGGCAGTGTGTGCCCATACTTTTGAAATAAGGATGTCTGTGAAAGGATGGTGGGTGgttattcctgttttttttttttcatatattcatgGATTCCCTTGAGATGTTGTTTGTTATTCAGCCCTGCTTAGATGTCGGTAATTAGTCAAGGCTATTATATTAGAACCCTTGATTCTCATGAGTCAGCCTCTTGAGTACAAGTCCAAGGGTAAAAGATGAACTCCCCATGTGTCCTGTTTTGTCAACACATTGTAATaatgttaatgttaaaatgcttaatgtcAAAGGATACAAGAAACGTTAAATGCCTGTTAGGTGTATCCAAAGCAGCATTTTCATCTATCTGATAGagatgtaataaaataaaacaaccagcaatCAACTGTATATCTCACAACACGGCTTTATAGGTATGGGTTCCTATTACTTTCCTTTTGGTTCTTCAtcttgaagtactgccttctaaGGAAATTGTTTAAAGGtactagataatgtaacagcaatgagatttattttaaaaaacaacaacacttcTGTTGTGTGTCTCTATGTGACTATGGGTttttaggccatgacagatacaTGGAGCCGGGTGACAACTTTTTTGGGTTTACTTTGGCCATCTTTATATGATGATCAAGGTCAGGTTGCCCGAGTTGCACAGGCATTTCCTACTTAGCTGTCTCATTAATGCTCAAATAAGATTAGTTAGAACATTTCATTAAGAAAATACTCTCTTTTCAGATTGTAAAGATATTGTCATCTAAGGATGGAGAAAAACAGGACAATTTAAGTAATAAATCATATTTGGCAACAAAAATCATATAGTGCTATATTTTTTGGAATGTTTAGTTTATTCTTAGGAGTAAACACTTATcatgacactttctcagaactgCAAATGAATGCcagaaaaatgttttaatgtaTAAAGTTGATTGTTGCTGAGCCTGATTACAAATTTGTTCAATCTCTGGgaagcccatattactcctaaaatttttttctcttattttttcacTTGGGCTGTGGTATATGTACactcacacaccagcacatacataaataatttttaaacccaaaTAAGGGCCAATTCTAAATaagagttggaataatttggagctaagataaaaaatgtgATCAAGACAGTGGtaacccatgcctttaatcccagcagagataggaggatctctataaattagttgttttctgaattctaGGGTTAACAATGAACAGGGTGGTGAtgattcacacctttaatcccagcacttgggaggcattcacctctaatcccaacacttaggagacaggagcatgcagatctctggattcaaggccagcatgatgcAGAACAAGTTCCAAGTAGAGAAAAACAAAGGTTTAGGTgtgtggttcacacctttaatctcaaaaccCTGGGTGGCACAGACCTTTGATGATAATTGCAATGAATTGCAgtgattaaatttaaaattctattGCAGAAGTCAGGCTGAAATTCAAAGGGATGttctatttatatatgtatttatttattatgcatacactgttctgcctacatgtcagaagagggcatcagatctcattatagatggttgtgagccaccatgtggttgctgggaattgaactcaggacttctggaagagtagccaatgcccttaacctctgagccatctctccagccccccaaagtGAATGTTCTTTGTgacctaaaaataaatacaattaaagttatatttagtttcaaattttcagacgaatttttttttttaattttcagttgaaagataatactttttctattttctgaaagCATTTTGCCCTAGGAACTCTATAAAAAGGGAGCCCCCGAGAGTTAGTCTTGGGGTAGgattttgtctttgtctttccaGGAGAACAAAGATATCCAATTAAGGAATCTGGAGACTGCTGAACAAGTGAAATAtctgaaaagagaggaaggatcaGACACCAGAGAAGACAAGTATCTCAGATGATCCAGCCTCACAGCTGTCTCAGTAGCTGTTTCCTCAAGAATCTGCATCCAGAACAACTTCAGAACAGCTAGCTGAGATGATCCAGCCTCAAAGGCTGTTCCAGTCAGGACTTCATTTATCCCTGCATTTTCACAGCACTTAGAGACTGGACAGCAAATGCTACACTTTTCAAAAGACCTGAccattttcccattttcttgGGCCCCCAAAAGGAAACTACATCCCAATCAGCAGGAAGCAATTTTAAGAAAACAACATCCAGTGCCCAAGATATGGGTTGGAtgatttttggttgtttgatggGTGATGGATATTTATTATTTAGGGGGTTGGTTGCAAGTTGTTAATGGTCTTAGGGAGGAAACAAAGTGATGGAGAGTAGATTcgggaatttctttttctttcctctatcctttctctcctatcttgtgttagaggaaaaaaagagaggagatgaaaagaaaatagagGGCATATAGGAATAATAGGGGGAAAGTGTAGCTAATTGAATCTACTCTTATTTTGATACAAAGATCTATAAATTTAAGGTTACAACATTATAATAATCAACTCTTTAAAGTATTACCCCTATGTAATTCTTAAAAATGCAATGTGGAGTTCTAGTCCTTTTGAAAGTTACTGTCACAAACTGTAGGATAATTTAGAAATGCAAACTAATAGTTAATCAAACTTGTGGTTTTGTTAGTCATATGTGTTTTCTAAATTAATCAAACAGTATATAGCTAGAAACAAGTAATTCAGATATACTAGagatagatggtcttcaaaaacctcagagatctatAGAATATGACATTAAGatatgttttattcatttaagaattttttgacaatgaaacatgtcagctcctggcagcagcCCCATACTACAAAggagatgatgagcatcaaaaaATTCTCCTTTGGGAGATGGCTTCATATGTGGCAAGAAAATGTTCTTGCTTCTACTGCAGACAGAATACTGCACAAACTAGACTGAAAAGTTGGCTGCTCAGCTTTTCaaggacaaggtaggcaagtcTTTTATAATACCTGCTTCATGGAAAAGTGTGTCAGTTATTCTGAGCCAGAAGACTGAAGATGATGTTTCACTGTTATTGAGATATCATTTCTGACTGTCCAGGCAGCTAGCAGTCTCTGTCATTTCCGTAGTTTTGGAAGTATCTTACTCTGCACTTCCTGTTTATTTTGATAATGTTTATCCTCAGGTCTGTGATGGGGTTGAAGGGGTCTGTGATGGGGTTGAAGGATATATAGTTTTAGTATTACAATTAAGCTTAGGTTTTTTTAGGATTTAAGAAGATATTTTAGGTATAAAAAGATGGGGATTTTTGGTAATACAAGTTATGATTTAGGTACAGAATTTTGAACAGACCAAGAAAGGTAGGTAGTGGAGTACTACAAGGTTGCTAAGTATATATAGACTAAACATAGTGAATGTAATTTTTACCAGATAGTATacagtttattgatgttagagaaaaagtgttttatttagaccaaaaggggaaaatgttgcaggatatttgatattATTGTGAACtccgagattgtgaactgtaaaatcctgtttctggtttggtgtggttcagcTGTAActaacacctttaatccaaaacttCCTGTTTATTATAAATAG from Meriones unguiculatus strain TT.TT164.6M chromosome X, Bangor_MerUng_6.1, whole genome shotgun sequence encodes the following:
- the LOC110543292 gene encoding zinc finger protein 431-like; this encodes MDAVTYADVHVNFTQEEWALLDPSQKSLYIYVMLETCRNLTAIGYNWEDHNIEEHCQISRIPGRDERSHTGEKPCEYTLCGKAFAYHSLPLMHEIIHIGEKPYEGIQYEEAFAHHSSLQIRKKTHTGKKPYECTQCGKAFACHSDLRIHIRTHTGEKPYGCNQCGKAFARHSDLQIHKRTHTGEKPYECNHCGKAFARNSHLLIHKRIHTGEKPYECNQCGKAFAQQTGLQIHERTHTGEKPYKCNQCGKAFSQHNYLRKHKRIHTGEEAYENSQYGKAFTHHNHLQMCNRIRTGEKTYKCTQCGKGLTRKSNLLLHNRTHTGEKPYECNQCDRAFACHSSLRIHIRTHTGEKPYECNQCGKAFACHSSLRIHKRTHTGEKPYECNQCGKEFACHSTLQIHKRTHTGEIPYKCNQCDKAFSQNSRLQIHKRTHTGEKLYECNHCGKAFTNNSSLQIHTRTHTGEKPYECNQCGKAFVCQSSLRIHKRTHTGEKPYECNQCDKAFASHSSFRIHKRTHTGEKPFECNQCGKAFACNSHLLSHKRTHTGEKPYECNQCGKAFACNSHLLSHIRTHTGEKPYECKQCSKAFARHSHLQRHERIHTGEKPYECNQCDKAFACNSHLLSHKRTHTGEKPYECNQCGKAFACNSHLLSHIRTHTGEKPYECKQCSKAFARQSHLQRHERIHTGEKRNEYNHCGKYFLPHNNLQTLKKTHTGEKTYESNQCVKAFGYHSSL